In Planktothrix serta PCC 8927, the sequence TCGGTGCTACTGAAGGTGTAGGGTTGGTCTTCGTTGATGGTGGTGTTATTAGGGTTGCTGGTGGGGATGTCGTTAACCGGAGTTACGTTAACGGTGAAGGTGTTATCACCACTAAAGTCTGTACCATCACCGACTTGGAACTTAAAGTTGGCGTAGTTAGTGCCGTTTTCGTTGGGGTCGGGTTGAAATTGCAGTTGAGCGATATTGGCGATGGGGATATCTAATCCCCCTACGGGTAAGCTGGTAATTAAAGTCCCGTTGTAGAACAGTTGACC encodes:
- a CDS encoding Ig-like domain-containing protein; the encoded protein is NDIPTSNPNNTTINEDQPYTFSSTDFPFSDVDTGDTLQTVKITELPANGQLFYNGTLITSLPVGGLDIPIANIAQLQFQPDPNENGTNYANFKFQVGDGTDFSGDNTFTVNVTPVNDIPTSNPNNTTINEDQPYTFSST